From the Methanoculleus caldifontis genome, the window ACGTCCTCGCCATCGTCGAGCTCGACGAGGGGCCGAGGCTCACCGCCCAGGTCGCCTGCCTCCCCGAGGAAGCGAAGATCGGGATGCGGGTCCACAGCGTCTTCCGCCGGGTGGCTGCGGACGGCGAGAGCGGCACCATCCACTACGGCACGAAGTTCGTGCCGTCGGAATAACATCTCATTTTGGGCTGCTCGGAGAGCATCCCCGGGTAGATGGCGACCCGTTCCGCGCCCTGGCGCGAGACGCCATCACTATACCTCCACCATCGATTTACACAAAGGTGCAAAGGGGTCGTCGAACTCCTACGCCGGACTTCGCGTCTTTTCGCGGCTTCGCGTGAGGCCATATTACGGGCAAAATCTCACGCGAAGCCGCGAAGATCGCGAAGGGGAGTTGCAGCAACCCTGCCGGCTTCGTACCTCGAAGACCTTCGATCTTCTCAAACTCGCTTTGCTCGCACTTCGCATCTGACGGTGCTCGAGCTCCGTTCTTGCGGGACGTCGCACTTTGCGTGACCGCTCACCGGTCCTCTTTCTCCACAATGATATCGTAGACCGCGTGCCACTTCCCCGGCGAGTAGGTCCGGACCTGCCGCTCCGTGACCTCCCCGGAGGTGACCGCCCGGATGAGGGGGAGGCACTCGCCCTCCCGCTCCTGTAAGGCATAGAGGTGGATCGTCCCGCCGTCCCGGCAGAGTGCGGCGGCCGCCGGGAGGAACTGCGCTGCGGCGAGGGGGAGGTTCATCACGACCCGGTCGAAGGGGGCAAAGCCGAGCCGGGAGAGGTGCCCGGCGTCCGCGAGCATCGGAACGACGTTTGTTGCCCGGTTGAGCGCGATGTTCTCGACCAGGAGGTGGACCGCAGCAGGGTTGAGGTCTGCCGCGACGACGACTCCCGCCCTGCGGGCGAGGGCGATCGCGAACGGCCCGACGCCGGCGAACATATCGAGCACCCGCTCCCCTTCCTCCATCAGGCCAAGAACCCGCTGCCGTTCGGTCGAGAGCCGGGCCGAGAAGTAGGCGAGGGCGAGGTCCACGTCGAAGTGAAGGCCGTACTCGGTCACCCGGGTCCGTGTCGCGGGAACGCCGGCGAGGACGGCGAACCGCCGGGTCCGGTACTCCCCCTCGACGGCGGTCTCCGGGAAGAGCACCGTCTCGAGCGACGGCCGGGAGGCGAGCAGCCGGCGGGCCGCCTCCAGGTCGTTCTCCTGCATGATGGCGATCCCCCCCACGAGTTCGTGGCGGGGGAGTTCAAGGCGTTCCGGCACGGCCGCAAAGTCGCACCGGACGGCGCCCGCGACCTCCTCCGTCACCGGGAGGAGGACGGCGTCCCCTTCGGAGCGCGGTTTGTAGCGCCGGTCGAGGAGCCCCTCGTCAAGCAGCCGACGCCGCGTCTGCTCGGCCTCTCGTTTCGGCACCGCAAGGCACCACTGTTCCTCTTGCACGTTGACCACCAGCCATCTTTAGGTATGGGATCTCATACTATTCATGGATGATTACATCGGGAGGCTGAAAGAAGGCTCCCTCAAACTCTATGCGCTCGAGAAGGAACTCCCGCCCGAGGAGGCGGTCCGGGTGCGGCGGGAGTTCGTCGAGGGCGAGACCGGCACCTCCCTCCCCGCGGTGGGGTCGTTCTCCATCGGGGTCGAGCGGGTGGTGAAGCGCAACATCGAGAACATGATCGGCGCCGTGCAGGTGCCGCTCGGCGTCGCGGGGCCGCTTCCCGTGAGGGGCGAGTATGCCATCGGGTCCTACTACCTCCCCCTCGCGACGACCGAAGGAGCCCTCGTGGCGTCGGTGAACCGCGGGTGCTCCCTGATCGCCCGGGCGGGGGGCGCGGACGTGCGAATCATGCGGGACGGGATGACCCGGGCTCCGGTCTTTGCCGCCCGCGACGTCGTCCACGCCCGCAGCGTGGTCGCCTGGGTCGAGGAGCACACCGCCGAGATCCGCGAGACCGCGGAGAGCACCACAAAACACGGGGAGTTCCTCGAAGCCGTCCCCTACGTCGCGGGAACGAGCGTCTTCGTCCGGCTCGAGTTCGACACCAAGGACGCCATGGGGATGAACATGGTGACGATCGCAAGCCAGAAGGTGGGCGAACTCATCGAGCGGGAGACCGGCGCCCGCCTCGTCGCCACCTCCGGAAACATGTGCACCGACAAGAAGCCGGCGGCGATCAATCTGGTCAGAGGCAGGGGGAAGACCGTGGTCGCGGGCGTACGGCTGACCGATGCGATGGTCGCCGACCTCTTAAAGACCGACGCGGAGACCCTGATCGAGGCCAACTACAGGAAGAACCTGGTGGGCTCGGCGCGGGCGGCCTCGTTCGGGTTCAACGCCCACGCGGCAAACGTCGTCGCCGCCACGTTCATCGCCTGCGGACAGGACCCCGCCCATGTCGTCGAGGGGAGCACCGCGATCACCACCGTCGACCGGGTGGAGGGCGGCGTCTACGTCTCGGTCACCCTCCCCTCGCTCCCGGTGGGAACTGTCGGCGGCGGGACGGGGGTCGATACCCAGCACGAGTGCCTCAAGATGCTCGGCGTCGCCGGGGGCGGGGATCCGCCGGGAACCCATGCAAAAGCGCTCGCAGAGATCGTCGCGGCAGGAGTCCTCGCCGGGGAACTCTCCCTCCTCGGCGCCCTCGCGGCGCAGCACCTGGCCCGGGCACACCAGGAGCACGGCCGGGGATAATAAGAGGTTGCGGTTCCGGTTTCTAGAACCGGAACCACTTCATCATGACGAGGGCGTCCTCGTCGTTCGCATAATAGGAAGCGATCTGGAAGACCTCGCGGTAGCCGAGACGGCGGTAGAACTCCTGCGCCCCGGCGTTGCCGATCCGGACCTCGAGCTGGACGCCGCTCGCGCCGAGGATGGCGTACTCCTGTTCGAGGCGGCGGATGAGCTGCTGTCCGACCCCCCGGCGCCGGTAATCCGGGGCGACCGCGAGGTTCATGATATGCCCGTAGACCTCCTCGCCGGTATCCTCAACGCCGCCGGCGACGAACCCGGCGATGCTCCCGTTATCTTTAGCCACAAAAAACGACTCGGGATAGAAAGCAAGCGATTCCCGGAGCGTCTTCTCGTCCCAGGGGTCGGTGAATGCTACCCTCTCGATGGCGGCAATCTGCGGGATATCTGCGGGCTGTGCCCTGCGAATAGTGAGCTGGAGCGGCATCATCGTTACCGATTCCTCCCTTCGGGAGTGCCTGATCTAATATAGTGTCAGAAGACAAAATAATAGGCACATACGAGTGGCGGTTTCCATGGTCCAGATATATCGTTTTCCGGCAGTCCGTCCGGACCGGCAATACTCCGAAGCTATCCCCTCCGTACCCTACGACGTGGTGACGGTGGAAGAGGCACGGGAGTGTATCGAGAAGAATCCCCAGAGTTTCCTGCGGGTCAGCAGGCCCGACGCCGAACTCCCCGACCTCCCCTCGAACGACGAGCGGGTCTACCGCCGGGCGCGGGAGGTCTTTGACGAGATGGTTGCGGACGGACGGCTGCAGCGGGACCCTGAGCCCGGCATGTACGTCTATCGGGCTGTCCAGGACGGCGACGAGTTCATCGGCCTAGTCTGCTGCGTGGGAACGGAGGACTACGAGAACCGGCAGATCCGGCGGCACGAACTCACCCGGTACGACAAGGAAGAGGACCGGACCCGGCATATCGACGTGGTCGGCGCGAACACCGGTCTCGTCTTCCTGCTCTACCGCGACCCCGGCGATATCTCCTCCTACATCAGATCTCTTGCGGAGACGGCGGAGCCCGACGGAAGCACCACGACCGCATCCGGCGTGCTCCACCAGGTCTTCCGGGTCACCGACGAGACGGTCCTCTCGCACCTCGACGGCCTGTTTGCCGCCGTCCCCGAGGTCTACATCGCCGACGGGCATCACCGGGCCAAGTCGGCCGTGAACGTCGCGGAGCGGCGCAGGAGCGAGGGCAGGTTCACCGAAGAGACGGGGAAGTTCATGGTGGTCCTCTTCGCCCACGATCGCGTCCGGATCCACGGCTACAGCAGGCTCGTCACTGACCTCGGCGAATACACCCTTCCGGGGCTCATCGGCACGCTCCTGGATTCCGGCTGGGATGTCCGCCCCTACGGGAAGGTCGACGCCAGAGGCTATCAGATCACACCGCTTGCAGACGGCGACGAACCGATGCACGTCATGCACTTCTACATGCAGGGGACCTGGTACGAGGTCTCCCGACCGGTCGAGGATCCCTCCGACCTGATCGGGTCTCTCGACGTCTCGGTGCTGCAGAAGGAGGTTCTCGAGGGGATGTTCGGCATATCCGACCCCCGGGGCGACCAGCGGCTCCACTACATGGGCGGGGCGAAACCCCTCTCCGCTCTCGAGAAGCTCGTGGACTCCGGCGAGTACGCGCTCGCCGTGGCCATGCAGCCGGTGCGGGTCGAGACGGTGCTCTCCATCGCCGACGCAGACGGCGTCATGCCCCCGAAGTCCACCTGGTTCGAGCCGAAACTCCTCTCGGGGCTCGTAATCCACACGATCGACTGAGAGATCCAGATCACCACCTTTAACCCCTTTTCTGCCCGAACACCTCTTCATGATCACGATTGCGCTCCCGAAGGGGAGCCTCGAGGCGCAGACGCTCCAGCTCTTCAAGGAGGCGGACCTCGAGGTCAGGCGGACCGACCGCGACTACAACCCCCGCATCAACGATCCCCGGATCGGGAGGGTGAAGATCCTCCGGCCGCAGGAGATCCCGCTCTACGTCCAGATGGGCTACTTCGATCTCGGGATCTCCGGGCTCGACTGGGTGCAGGAGAGCGGCGCCGATGTTGAGGAGGTCGCGAACCTCTCTTACAGCAAGACCGGCGACGGGAACGTCAAGATCGTGGTCGCGGTCCACCGCGAAGAGCGGATCGAGAATGTCGGAGACATCCGGCCGGGCAGCCGGGTGACGACCGAGTACCCGCGGCTGACCGAGCGGTTCTTTGCGGACCTCGGTATCCCTGTCAGGCTCTTTCCCTCCTACGGGGCCTCGGAGGCGAAGGTGCCCGACCTGATGGACGTCGTCGTCGACCTCACCGAGACGGGGAGCACGCTCAGGAAGAACGGGTTGAAGATCGTCGGGCAGATCGTGGAGTCCCACACGGCGCTGCTTGCAAACCGCGAGTCTCTCGGCGACCCGGAGAAGCGCCGGGAGATCGAGGAGATCGTGACCCTCCTTCTCGGGGTGATCGAGGCGCGCCACCAGGTCCTTCTGACGATGAACGTGCCCGCAGCGGCTCTCGACGGCATCATCGAGGCCCTTCCCGCGATGAAGAAGCCCACCGTCAGCAGGCTGCACGGCATCGACTACTTCAGCATCCAGACGGTGGTGCAGAAAGGGCTGGTCAACAGTCTCATCCCGCGGCTCAAGGCCGCGGGCGCCGAGGATATCCTCGAGATCCCGATCGCAAAGATCGTCCGGTGAGGAGGCCTCTCCTCACCAGCCCCGGGAGTACTCGCGAGAACAGGCGTAGCAGACGAACTTGCCGTCCTCGACCCGGACCCGGGACTCCGCGGTCATCTCGCCGCACCTCGCGCACGGAACCGACGAAAAGATCCGGGCCCGCTCCGGGATCTGGATGTTGAGATCCTGGATCTTGAAGATCTCTTCTGCAGGCATCTCCAGAAGGGTATGAACGACTTTATGGACACGCTCGTGGAACTCGGCGTGCTCGGTATCGGTCGCCTCCCCCCGCATCACCCGCGCCCGGAGGGGAGCAAGGGCGGGGTCGAGCGTGTCGACGTTGAACGACGGGTTTACCGCGACCCGGACCGCGGCCCCGGTCCGGCGGTTGATGAACGTGAAGGCGTGCTTCCCGTAGTCCTTGAAGATGAGGTTCCCCTTTCCGGCGGTGCATCCCGTCAGGACCTGGATGGCGTCGACGCCGCAGGCGTCGGTCTCGGTGATGACGACGAGCTCTTCGTCCTCCGACCGGCCGGAGCGGAGTTTCGCAAGGGCGACCTCCGCCGCCCGGTAGCCCATGGCGAGGCCGGGACAGATGTGGCCATGGAAGGCTGCCGCTTCGGCGAACCTGTCATGTGCTTCTCCCGGCGTGCCGGGGGGGGTGGTATCACACATACAATTACCTTGCAGAGATATTGTTACAAATCTAAAGATAAATGTTACGCCAGGGCCCCCGGAGGCCGCGGCCCGGTCCCCCGTGCATATAAGGGCCCGACCATCGCCGGCTGCGAAGCGGCATTTCTGGTGAAATATTTTTGCTGCCGGATATCTGCACGTTTCCGCTATCCAGATAGAACGGCAAATTTTTGCAGATCTCAGAGAGGTGGTTATTTATACGCCTTCGTGTCTAATGACTGCTTTACATGAGAGCCCCCGGGGGAGTCCTGGCCCTTCTTGTCGCAGCCTTCGTCTTCTGTACCACCTGTGGTTGTCTCGGTGCATCCACGTCACCGACCGGCGGCGGCATCACCCCCGTCGATCTGCCGGAACCGCCGGGGTCATCGACCTTCGCCGAGGCTCTTGCGGAACTCGATCTGCTCGGCGCCGAAGGCAACCTCAACGTCACCGGAACCACGGTGCATCAGGTGCTCGGGACCGGCGTGGACCTCGACGGCCGGGCAACCTCCTGGGCCCTCGGCCTCCGGGACGGGGACGGGGGCGTCCGCTGGCTGACCTTCGGCAGGACGGGCTGGAAGGAGATCTCGCTCAGGGCCCCCGTGCCCGCGGAGGAGGTGGTCCTCGCCGACGCCCTCTCTCCCGCGGATCTCTTCGGCGGGCAGGGTGAGACGATCTCGGCGGCAATGACCCGGCTCGGTGCCGACACGGTCGACCTCGCGCTCGCCGAGGGGGCCTACGTCGTGACCGTCAGGACAGACGCCGGGATGGAGACCTTCGTGTTCCGGGCCGATACCGGGGAGGCGATCGTATGAGACCTGAGTCCGAAGACGGCGTGATGTCGCTCGACTTCCTCGCGGGGTTCACGATCTTCATGCTCGCCCTGATCATGGTCGTGAGCATGGTGCCGGGGCTCCTTGCAGGCCTCGAGAGCAGCGGCATCGACTACGATGCCGTCGCCTACCGGACAGGGGTGATCCTGGTCGAGGACCCCGGCTGGCCGGTCTATCCCCCCTGGGAGATGAACGATGCGTCCCACAAAGGCGAGATCCAGCGGATCGGCCTTGCGGTCTCAAAGGAGACCCCGAACGTCCTCCTCTCGACGAAGGTCGATAAGCTCTTTGAGGCGGGGTTCTTCGCCCCGGAGGACTACCGCAACAAGGCGATCTTCGGGGATATCCCTTACTCGTATAACTTCTCGCTCAATATCTCGCAGGCCGGGGGGAATTATGAGCTCAAGCAGACCGGCAGCCCTCTCCCTCCCGGCTACGGCTATATCCGCCGGGTGGTGAAGATCAAGGAGCCGGGAGTGGCGAACGTCGGATATAGCAATAGTTATACTGCAGCCGATCCTTTGAGCCCGGCCCGGACATTTACCATTCGGCTCGACTTCAACCAGCTGCTGGACCCGAAGCGGGGGCCGGCGTACCGAATCGATCCGAGAACCGAGCCGGTGACGGTGAAAATCGACCTCGACAATTACCTCGTCTCTCCTCACGCTGAAGCAACGCTCCAGAACGTGACGTTCTGGAAGATGGACCCGACGAGGCCGAATCCCCGGTTCACCCGGATCCCGTTCTCGTATAACGATATGGACTCGAATCTCTACACCCTCACCCTCAACAGTGGCCCAAGCAACCTCGTGCCGGCCCAACCGGTCAGAGGGAGCATCGCCCTTGAATTGCAGCCGGCCGCCACCTCGCAGTTCACCCTGGACCAGAACAGCATCCTGGATATCCGGTTCGCCTTTCAAGAAGCTGCAGAGGATGAGCCGCAGCACACCAGCATCAACGGCACCTACCTCTACGACTACGGTAACGTGGACCTTCCTCCCCTGAAGATCGGGGTTCTGGAGGTTGCCATATGGTGAACGATAGAGGACAGATCTACACGATGGAGGGCGTCGCAGCCGGGCTCATCATGCTCCTCACCGCGTATATCGTCATCAGCACGACGAGCATCTACACGCCTGGCGATACGCACATCCCGGACATGCAGCTTGAGCAGCTCGGGAGCGACGTCCTCGCGATGATGGATACGCCGGATACTAACGGGGGTGAGAGCAGGCTGATCGAGCTCGTCAGAGGTGGGACCGGGACCGGTGACGCGCTCCGAGATGAGTTCCTCGCCGGCTGCAAGATGCGATCCGGGGGTCCGGACGACGACCTCCGGGCCCAGGTCTACCTCTCCTACAGGACTTCGGGTGGCAGCGTGAAGATGATCCCGCTCTCCTCGACGGATCCGGAGTTTACGGGGCGGGAGAACACCGTGCGGGTGACCCGGTGGGTGCAATTGCAGACAAGACCTACGACAGGTATGCCAGGCGATATGGCTCTCCGCCCCCAGGCCGTCCTCGTGGAGGTGCTCTTATGGCGTGCATGAACGAAGAAGGGCAGTGGATCGTCCTGATGGGCCTCCTCGTCGCCGTGGGGCTGTTCTTCCTCGCGCTGATCATCAACCAGTCGGCGCTTGTCGGGCAGACGACCGCGGAGGGGGTGCTCGAGTTCCCGAAGAACGACATCCGGGACCTGCGGTCGGCGATCTTCGACTACACCAAGGGATTCGGCAATGTCGATAACATCAGTAGCAGATCCGTTCAAGATGACATCACCATGATCTCTCTCGAACGGAAGAACGCCGTGGTGAGTTTCACGGTCGGAGAGAAGATGGACGTCTCCGGGCGCTGGCTCCACCCGGTCCAGATCCACTACAACAACGGGGTGACGGAGTACGATGAGACCGCGTATCACTGAACCGATGAACGAGGAGGGCGTCACCCGACTCATGGAGTACATCATCATCACCGGCGTGCTGCTCGTGCTGATGATCGTGATGATGTTCACCGTCAACGCCGTCCTCATGGAAGGGCCGGCGGACAAGCTCCGCTACCACGCTTTCGTGGACATCGGGAACGGGGTCAGCACCCGGATCGTCGACCTCTATGTCATCGCGCCCGGCAACGGGACCATCGCGACGAAGTTCGACATCCCCGACGAGGTTGCCGGAAGGGACTACTTTGTGGACGTGGGGATGGCGGGTGCGAGCCAGGCGATCCGGGTGCAGGGTGGCAACATCCAGAGCAGCGTCGCCATCGGCGGCATCGGGGCGACGCGGGGCGTCGTCGGCAACACCACCGGCGCGGGATGGAACATGATTCAGTACGATTCCAAGGGATTTTAGGGGAGAGAGATATCCGTGATGATGAATGAGAAGGCGGTCTCCGAGGCGATCGGGTTTGTCCTGATCCTCGGGATCGTCATCAGCGGCATCGGCCTCGTTACGCTCTACGGCTACCCGGTGCTCGTCAAGGAGCAGAGCAACACCGACGTGAAGAACATGGAGCGGGCGATGATCGTCATCCAGAACGACATGAAGAGCCTCTGCTTCAAGAATGTCCCCTACAAGGAGACGTCGCTCCAGGTGAGCGGGGGGACGCTCGAGGTGATCGATGCCGGCAGCTCAGCACCAACATTCGAGATCTCTTGTGACGGTTTCGGACCGGTTGAGTTCCACCCCGGCGGACTGGTCTACCGGTCCGACCGTGGCACCGAAGTGATCACACTCGAGAACGGTGCGGTGATGAAGCGTCAGGAGGACTCGACGGGTTCGGTGATGCTTGCCGAGCCGCGGTGGTTCTACGATGTCAATCCGGTGACGGGCGAAAAGACGTTTGTCATCTATATCATGAACATCAGCACCGACGAGACAACGGCAAAATCCGGGATGGCTACAGTGAGGATGAGCCTGGAAGGTACAATCCCACATATGCCTCCAGGTGACGCCGTCGACGTCATGGTGCGGTATACCGGGGACACCGAAAACGATCTTACCACAGCATGGGAGAACTACCTGACGGGCGGTTCGCCGGGTATGAGTGGATCGGGCGGCATCTACACCCTGGCGGGGGTAAAGAAGCTCATCGTCAAAGAGTACAGGATCAAGATCCACGGGGTCTAGCGTTTTTCATCCCCTGGCCCCTGGGGAAGAGAGCGACCGCCCTCTCTTCCTGCCATGCGGCCGTGCCTCTTGCCAGACAAGAAGTTACGGGCGCAAAAAAGAGAACTCAGAGATACCGGTTCTTCCTGAGCCACTCGACCTGGGGTTTCGTGTAGCGGTAGACGATATCGCACTTCTCGTCCTGGAAACTCCAGGGGACGACCACCAGGACATCGCCTTCCCGTATCCAGACCTTCTTCTTGATCTTGCCCTTGATCCGCCCGGTACGCGTCACCCCGTCGAAACAGCGGATCTTGATGTGGTTTGCCCCGAGCATCAGTTCGGCGCTGCCGAACATCTCTCGATTCCTCTTGTTTGGAAGGCGCACGCGGATAACTTCTTCCCCCGCCCCGGCAGCCCCGGACTCGGGTTTACGCTTTGTAGCATCCGTCAGTTCATCAACTCCGTTTTTTAGAGCGTTCAAATTTTCGTGCGTTCTATTTATACAGCTGCTAGTTTATCAAATATTCTCCCCGATACAGCGGTGCCACCGGGACGGTTATGTATATTGCCGGGACCATCTACCTGCACGGGGTAACACTCATGGCATGCCTGGACCCACCACGCGGAGCCTATCTCACTTACGTCATCCAGGGGCTCATTCTCCTGAGCGCGGTCTCGAGCGTCACAACGGGGAGGTACTTCCTCGGGTTCCTCGCGGGGGTCACCTTCATCCTCGCACTGGTGCCGGCCGTCGTGCAGAGGAACACGCCCCTCTGCCTGCCCTGGGAGGTCCATTTCCTGATCGCCGTCTCCCTGTATCTCCACATCATGGGGCACGTCGGGGACTACTACGTCACCTTCGCGC encodes:
- a CDS encoding class I SAM-dependent methyltransferase, producing MQEEQWCLAVPKREAEQTRRRLLDEGLLDRRYKPRSEGDAVLLPVTEEVAGAVRCDFAAVPERLELPRHELVGGIAIMQENDLEAARRLLASRPSLETVLFPETAVEGEYRTRRFAVLAGVPATRTRVTEYGLHFDVDLALAYFSARLSTERQRVLGLMEEGERVLDMFAGVGPFAIALARRAGVVVAADLNPAAVHLLVENIALNRATNVVPMLADAGHLSRLGFAPFDRVVMNLPLAAAQFLPAAAALCRDGGTIHLYALQEREGECLPLIRAVTSGEVTERQVRTYSPGKWHAVYDIIVEKEDR
- the hmgA gene encoding hydroxymethylglutaryl-CoA reductase (NADPH), with amino-acid sequence MDDYIGRLKEGSLKLYALEKELPPEEAVRVRREFVEGETGTSLPAVGSFSIGVERVVKRNIENMIGAVQVPLGVAGPLPVRGEYAIGSYYLPLATTEGALVASVNRGCSLIARAGGADVRIMRDGMTRAPVFAARDVVHARSVVAWVEEHTAEIRETAESTTKHGEFLEAVPYVAGTSVFVRLEFDTKDAMGMNMVTIASQKVGELIERETGARLVATSGNMCTDKKPAAINLVRGRGKTVVAGVRLTDAMVADLLKTDAETLIEANYRKNLVGSARAASFGFNAHAANVVAATFIACGQDPAHVVEGSTAITTVDRVEGGVYVSVTLPSLPVGTVGGGTGVDTQHECLKMLGVAGGGDPPGTHAKALAEIVAAGVLAGELSLLGALAAQHLARAHQEHGRG
- the rimI gene encoding ribosomal protein S18-alanine N-acetyltransferase, with the translated sequence MMPLQLTIRRAQPADIPQIAAIERVAFTDPWDEKTLRESLAFYPESFFVAKDNGSIAGFVAGGVEDTGEEVYGHIMNLAVAPDYRRRGVGQQLIRRLEQEYAILGASGVQLEVRIGNAGAQEFYRRLGYREVFQIASYYANDEDALVMMKWFRF
- a CDS encoding DUF1015 domain-containing protein; the protein is MVQIYRFPAVRPDRQYSEAIPSVPYDVVTVEEARECIEKNPQSFLRVSRPDAELPDLPSNDERVYRRAREVFDEMVADGRLQRDPEPGMYVYRAVQDGDEFIGLVCCVGTEDYENRQIRRHELTRYDKEEDRTRHIDVVGANTGLVFLLYRDPGDISSYIRSLAETAEPDGSTTTASGVLHQVFRVTDETVLSHLDGLFAAVPEVYIADGHHRAKSAVNVAERRRSEGRFTEETGKFMVVLFAHDRVRIHGYSRLVTDLGEYTLPGLIGTLLDSGWDVRPYGKVDARGYQITPLADGDEPMHVMHFYMQGTWYEVSRPVEDPSDLIGSLDVSVLQKEVLEGMFGISDPRGDQRLHYMGGAKPLSALEKLVDSGEYALAVAMQPVRVETVLSIADADGVMPPKSTWFEPKLLSGLVIHTID
- the hisG gene encoding ATP phosphoribosyltransferase — translated: MITIALPKGSLEAQTLQLFKEADLEVRRTDRDYNPRINDPRIGRVKILRPQEIPLYVQMGYFDLGISGLDWVQESGADVEEVANLSYSKTGDGNVKIVVAVHREERIENVGDIRPGSRVTTEYPRLTERFFADLGIPVRLFPSYGASEAKVPDLMDVVVDLTETGSTLRKNGLKIVGQIVESHTALLANRESLGDPEKRREIEEIVTLLLGVIEARHQVLLTMNVPAAALDGIIEALPAMKKPTVSRLHGIDYFSIQTVVQKGLVNSLIPRLKAAGAEDILEIPIAKIVR
- a CDS encoding FmdE family protein, which codes for MCDTTPPGTPGEAHDRFAEAAAFHGHICPGLAMGYRAAEVALAKLRSGRSEDEELVVITETDACGVDAIQVLTGCTAGKGNLIFKDYGKHAFTFINRRTGAAVRVAVNPSFNVDTLDPALAPLRARVMRGEATDTEHAEFHERVHKVVHTLLEMPAEEIFKIQDLNIQIPERARIFSSVPCARCGEMTAESRVRVEDGKFVCYACSREYSRGW
- a CDS encoding DUF7288 family protein, with translation MVNDRGQIYTMEGVAAGLIMLLTAYIVISTTSIYTPGDTHIPDMQLEQLGSDVLAMMDTPDTNGGESRLIELVRGGTGTGDALRDEFLAGCKMRSGGPDDDLRAQVYLSYRTSGGSVKMIPLSSTDPEFTGRENTVRVTRWVQLQTRPTTGMPGDMALRPQAVLVEVLLWRA
- a CDS encoding DUF7289 family protein translates to MMNEKAVSEAIGFVLILGIVISGIGLVTLYGYPVLVKEQSNTDVKNMERAMIVIQNDMKSLCFKNVPYKETSLQVSGGTLEVIDAGSSAPTFEISCDGFGPVEFHPGGLVYRSDRGTEVITLENGAVMKRQEDSTGSVMLAEPRWFYDVNPVTGEKTFVIYIMNISTDETTAKSGMATVRMSLEGTIPHMPPGDAVDVMVRYTGDTENDLTTAWENYLTGGSPGMSGSGGIYTLAGVKKLIVKEYRIKIHGV
- the eif1A gene encoding translation initiation factor eIF-1A, whose protein sequence is MTDATKRKPESGAAGAGEEVIRVRLPNKRNREMFGSAELMLGANHIKIRCFDGVTRTGRIKGKIKKKVWIREGDVLVVVPWSFQDEKCDIVYRYTKPQVEWLRKNRYL